A region of Coccinella septempunctata chromosome 5, icCocSept1.1, whole genome shotgun sequence DNA encodes the following proteins:
- the LOC123313719 gene encoding protein rhomboid, with protein MRHFSLDDEPLGEKNIYISPVTTPTSTVDEEKCLVRIPLRDARLHTKDVWKYIVQNLPYFMLVISLAEAIIYFECNADIRKLLRFDPDKKYEIWRYLTYMLLHEDVVHLTLNLFLQCTFAFFLETKQGRLKVAILYLAGGVTGVLGASCINPGILIGASAGVYSLLISLVADLYLNYENIKYKAYRGICISVLVLSDITFNLYHFWSREEPVISWEAHLFGGLTGLILGLALYENTKGLQQERKNICLTFSSLLYFLIFTTLVIITIDSGASKCANKMNS; from the exons ATGAGACATTTTTCTCTAGATGATGAACCGCTCGGGGAGAAGAACATCTACATCAGCCCTGTTACTACACCAACTTCAACCGTAGACGAAGAAAAATGTCTTGTACGCATCCCTCTGAGAGATGCGCGACTCCATACCAAAGATGTATGGAAATACATCGTTCAAAATTTGCCTTATTTTATGCTGGTGATAAGTTTAGCTGAG GCGATAATCTATTTTGAATGCAATGCCGATATTCGTAAGTTACTGAGATTCGATCCTGACAAGAAGTATGAAATTTGGAGGTACCTTACTTATATGCTGTTACATGAGGATGTTGTGCACCTCACGTTAAACTTATTTCTGCAATGCACATTTGCCTTTTTTCTGGAGACAAAGCAAGGAAGACTGAAAGTAGCGATATTATATTTAGCTGGGGGAGTCACAGGAGTGCTTGGTGCGTCTTGCATCAATCCAGGAATTTTAATTGGCGCCTCAGCGGGAGTGTACTCTTTACTGATTTCTCTTGTGGCCGACCTGTACTTG aattatGAGAATATAAAGTATAAAGCATATAGAGGAATATGCATTTCCGTTCTCGTCTTATCTGATATTACTTTCAACCTTTACCACTTTTGGTCCAGAGAAGAACCCGTTATTTCATGGGAAGCCCACTTGTTCGGAGGTTTAACTGGACTGATACTTGGCCTCGCCCTATATGAGAATACCAAAGGACTGCAGCAAGAAAGGAAAAATATATGTTTAACATTCAGCTCACTTCTGTACTTTCTAATATTCACAACCCTTGTTATAATAACGATTGATTCAGGTGCTTCAAAATGCGCTAATAAAATGAATTCTTAA
- the LOC123314336 gene encoding REPTOR-binding partner: MDFQEMAVIEEQPTSEGPIRKESGKRGRKPGRKSGDKVDMRAKLERSRQSARECRARKKLRYQYLEELVADREKAVFALRKEFERYVSWGKEIDEGRIPDGIQEVLEEFGILKQEQ; this comes from the exons ATGGATTTTCAAGAAATGGCAGTGATCGAGGAGCAACCTACATCG gaaGGTCCTATTCGTAAAGAATCGGGTAAGAGGGGACGTAAGCCAGGAAGAAAATCCGGAGATAAAGTTGACATGAGAGCGAAATTAG AACGTAGCAGACAAAGTGCAAGAGAATGCAGAGCAAGGAAGAAACTTAGATATCAGTATCTAGAAGAACTTGTTGCAGATAGAGAAAAAGCAGTATTTGCTCTGAGAAAAGAATTTGAAAGA TATGTTTCTTGGGGCAAAGAAATAGATGAAGGTAGAATTCCTGACGGGATTCAAGAGGTCCTCGAAGAATTCGGTATCCTCAAACAAGAACAGTGA